Proteins from a single region of Gordonia hongkongensis:
- a CDS encoding oxygenase MpaB family protein gives MSVNQGFDAGIREAEPMIVDDTPDTAGEIASPRLGADSLVWKFYGDNRGLLGFQRLAGTENCIEQLGQAVLDHSIIFSDFLGRAKRTGPPVMRTVYSTEPEKWGRTVRDFHRDIKGTISDGSRYHALNPELFYWAHATFVDQVLYITDTFIRRLSYAEKVQIFEESKVWYQLYGVSDRGQPQTYEEFVQYWDDMLDRFVPHKTIVYATGYIRQGLPRPKKIPAPVWKILSLPLNAFIRTVVVGTLPQQMRDVCDLEWNDRREKNFQRFAALMRAANPLINRLPLKYLYVPWAYDAWRKVGIDPRPLHNKPA, from the coding sequence ATGTCAGTCAACCAGGGATTCGACGCCGGTATCCGCGAGGCAGAGCCGATGATCGTCGACGACACTCCGGACACCGCGGGCGAGATCGCCTCGCCACGTCTGGGCGCCGACTCGCTCGTGTGGAAGTTCTACGGCGACAACCGCGGACTGCTGGGCTTCCAGCGTCTGGCCGGCACCGAGAACTGCATCGAACAACTCGGCCAGGCCGTGCTCGATCACTCGATCATCTTCAGCGACTTCCTCGGCCGGGCCAAGCGGACCGGCCCCCCGGTCATGCGGACCGTGTACAGCACCGAGCCGGAGAAGTGGGGGCGCACGGTGCGCGACTTCCACCGCGACATCAAGGGCACCATCAGCGACGGATCGCGGTACCACGCACTCAATCCGGAGTTGTTCTACTGGGCGCACGCGACGTTCGTCGACCAGGTTCTCTACATCACCGACACCTTCATCCGACGCCTGAGTTACGCCGAGAAGGTCCAGATCTTCGAGGAGAGCAAGGTCTGGTATCAGCTCTACGGGGTGAGCGATCGCGGGCAGCCGCAGACCTACGAGGAGTTCGTCCAGTACTGGGACGACATGCTCGACCGGTTCGTGCCGCACAAGACGATCGTCTACGCCACCGGCTACATCCGGCAGGGGCTCCCCCGCCCCAAGAAGATCCCCGCGCCCGTGTGGAAGATCCTGTCGCTTCCGTTGAACGCCTTCATCCGCACCGTTGTCGTCGGAACGCTGCCCCAGCAGATGCGTGACGTGTGCGACCTCGAGTGGAACGACAGGCGCGAGAAGAACTTCCAACGGTTCGCCGCCCTCATGCGGGCTGCCAACCCGTTGATCAACCGCCTGCCGCTCAAGTACCTCTACGTCCCCTGGGCCTACGACGCATGGCGCAAGGTCGGGATCGACCCGCGACCGCTGCACAACAAGCCCGCCTGA
- a CDS encoding alpha/beta fold hydrolase produces the protein MRVLRRSGDPDLAVRIAGEADRGVPVVLVHGMASDHSTWRRLATALRARGRAVISVDLRGHGRSGRAREVYRLDDFRDDLAYVLDTLGIAVADVVGHSLGAHTALRLAMREPTRIRRLVLEEVPPMPRDEADLSEGIAMRATLGEQIRGLIALARNPFPVIRYDGRMGDQIVAEFDVCAPHWWSELPDVQATAMVISGGEKSFLPPRHLRTLSDALPNSRFVTIEAGHSVHRDRAEEFVTHVDGFLGH, from the coding sequence ATGCGTGTTCTGCGTCGAAGCGGCGACCCCGACCTCGCGGTCCGGATCGCGGGGGAGGCCGACCGGGGCGTACCGGTCGTCCTCGTGCACGGGATGGCATCGGACCATTCGACCTGGCGCCGGCTCGCGACGGCACTCCGCGCCCGCGGGCGTGCGGTGATCAGCGTGGACCTCCGTGGACACGGGCGGAGCGGCCGGGCCCGTGAGGTCTACCGGCTCGACGACTTCCGCGACGACCTGGCCTATGTCCTCGACACCCTCGGGATCGCGGTCGCCGACGTGGTCGGCCATTCGCTCGGTGCCCACACCGCGCTGCGATTGGCCATGCGTGAGCCGACGAGGATCCGACGCCTGGTGCTCGAAGAGGTGCCGCCGATGCCCCGCGACGAGGCCGATCTGTCCGAGGGCATCGCCATGCGCGCCACCCTGGGCGAGCAGATTCGTGGGCTGATCGCGCTCGCGCGCAACCCCTTTCCGGTCATCCGCTACGACGGCCGGATGGGCGACCAGATCGTCGCCGAATTCGACGTCTGCGCGCCGCACTGGTGGTCGGAGCTGCCGGATGTGCAGGCCACCGCCATGGTCATCTCCGGTGGCGAGAAGAGCTTCCTGCCGCCGCGCCACCTGCGGACCCTCAGCGACGCCCTGCCGAACTCGCGGTTCGTCACCATCGAGGCGGGGCACAGCGTTCACCGCGACCGCGCCGAGGAGTTCGTCACCCACGTCGACGGGTTCCTCGGGCACTGA
- a CDS encoding alpha/beta hydrolase, which produces MVGVVTIGSGNASASAAFGRFHVSGCGMPSTPVDTWTRWGNSKTVIALDGLRATGDISGWRRDTRVHRIADSGVNVIQPVGGLASFYTDWEAASPANKVGYRYRWTCRLDTIVRELDARGLAVGPLGKYAIMGISMGGNAAMVYGAYHRKRISHVFSMSGYLNLSAPTMREAVRLALIDAGVGAGVGPFSADAMWGPPWSDRWTRNDALVQLPRMRGMKIRIGSGSATWGPHNADAVASVKGTPLEVVSLAQTRSFEVAAALQGIPVTTDFPSVGTHAWGYWEDMVWRAKNSGWFRDR; this is translated from the coding sequence GTGGTCGGCGTGGTCACCATCGGGTCGGGTAACGCGTCCGCGTCGGCCGCGTTCGGCAGGTTCCACGTGTCCGGCTGCGGCATGCCGAGCACCCCGGTCGACACCTGGACCCGGTGGGGCAACAGCAAAACCGTCATCGCTCTCGACGGTCTTCGCGCGACCGGTGACATCAGTGGCTGGCGTCGCGACACGCGTGTCCACCGCATCGCCGACTCCGGCGTCAACGTGATCCAACCGGTCGGAGGTCTCGCGAGCTTCTACACCGATTGGGAAGCGGCGAGCCCGGCCAACAAGGTCGGATACCGCTATCGGTGGACGTGCCGACTCGACACCATCGTGCGCGAACTCGACGCGCGCGGACTCGCCGTCGGCCCGCTGGGCAAATACGCGATCATGGGCATCTCCATGGGCGGTAACGCGGCGATGGTCTACGGGGCGTACCACCGCAAGCGCATCTCGCACGTCTTCTCGATGTCCGGCTACCTGAACCTCTCCGCGCCCACGATGCGAGAGGCCGTTCGGCTCGCGTTGATCGACGCCGGTGTCGGGGCGGGGGTCGGTCCGTTCAGCGCGGACGCCATGTGGGGACCGCCCTGGAGTGACCGGTGGACGCGCAACGATGCACTCGTCCAGCTGCCGCGGATGCGGGGGATGAAGATCCGCATCGGGTCCGGTTCGGCGACGTGGGGTCCGCACAACGCCGACGCCGTGGCCTCGGTCAAGGGCACACCGCTGGAGGTGGTGTCGCTCGCGCAGACCCGGTCGTTCGAAGTCGCGGCCGCGTTGCAGGGCATCCCGGTCACGACGGACTTTCCGTCCGTCGGGACACACGCCTGGGGGTATTGGGAGGACATGGTGTGGCGCGCCAAGAACAGCGGCTGGTTCCGCGACCGGTGA
- a CDS encoding SHOCT domain-containing protein, translated as MTMFGESGTGPRVPAHVWSAVGTFAFVMLCGIVGPIFLVAYFVIDAPDTEWMLWTGIGITVLDIVLGVAIAWFNYRGGAKLERLRAAGVFGIAEITSIGQTNVEINDQPLMKLGLRIHAEGLAPFEVSTRKVVPHYQQPLLHARRLAVMVDPESQDFEIDWQATALLAGSVPARFTSEEDGRTYDLTGQAEPLGEILQILGRHGVAGSGVIDLRSNPAARAEVMEVVRGWAGVRADSASSSRMDPPSFTKAGGGSGRGGDPGRSPAERLASLDELRRTGAVTEEEYARARQRIVDDL; from the coding sequence ATGACCATGTTCGGAGAGTCGGGGACCGGGCCACGTGTTCCTGCCCATGTGTGGAGTGCCGTGGGCACTTTCGCGTTTGTCATGCTGTGCGGGATCGTCGGTCCGATCTTCCTCGTCGCCTACTTCGTGATCGATGCACCCGACACGGAGTGGATGCTGTGGACCGGGATCGGCATCACCGTGCTGGATATCGTTCTCGGCGTTGCCATCGCGTGGTTCAACTATCGGGGTGGCGCCAAGCTGGAACGCCTGCGCGCCGCCGGAGTGTTCGGCATCGCCGAGATCACCTCGATCGGTCAGACGAATGTCGAGATCAACGACCAGCCGCTGATGAAGCTCGGGCTCCGGATCCACGCCGAGGGACTCGCTCCGTTCGAGGTGTCGACGAGGAAGGTCGTGCCGCATTACCAGCAGCCGCTGCTTCACGCCCGTCGGTTGGCCGTGATGGTCGATCCCGAGTCTCAGGACTTCGAGATCGACTGGCAGGCAACCGCTTTGCTCGCCGGTTCGGTGCCGGCCAGGTTCACCTCCGAAGAGGACGGCCGGACCTACGATCTCACCGGTCAGGCGGAACCGCTGGGCGAGATCCTGCAGATCCTGGGGCGTCACGGGGTGGCGGGCAGTGGCGTGATCGATCTGCGGTCCAATCCCGCGGCCCGAGCGGAGGTCATGGAGGTCGTGCGCGGCTGGGCGGGAGTCCGGGCGGATTCGGCGAGCTCGTCTCGAATGGACCCCCCGTCGTTCACCAAGGCCGGTGGCGGGTCGGGCCGGGGTGGTGACCCGGGCCGTTCGCCGGCCGAACGGCTCGCGTCGCTGGACGAACTGCGCCGCACCGGCGCGGTCACCGAGGAGGAGTACGCGCGGGCGCGTCAGCGCATCGTCGACGATCTCTGA
- a CDS encoding CDP-diacylglycerol diphosphatase → MKGTKPGQIGDNIDVIQPGPQYQPNPKYVKYYAIRRGGDHKGHNDDFLLLPTNRIRGIECPYLYNGSELNLWSAAWLQAGKLVAKNPTRPIAIGVNSATARSQNQLHIHLAQVNPTTLADLRAIPNPETHLDNWTKTDVVLRVNKTKSKIPRHFRVVKYTGGLPDLFRVLKRQLPATEDMADQSIGVVDAGQPNTYFVLTSNPKLGGAGTGLMDMIYGWGV, encoded by the coding sequence GTGAAGGGCACCAAGCCCGGTCAGATCGGCGACAACATCGACGTCATTCAGCCGGGTCCCCAGTACCAGCCGAACCCGAAGTACGTGAAGTACTACGCAATCCGTCGAGGTGGTGACCACAAAGGTCACAACGATGACTTCCTGCTCCTACCCACCAACCGGATCAGGGGCATCGAATGCCCCTATCTGTACAACGGTTCCGAGTTGAACCTGTGGAGCGCGGCGTGGCTGCAGGCGGGCAAATTGGTCGCCAAGAATCCCACTCGACCGATTGCGATAGGGGTGAACTCCGCCACGGCGCGCTCGCAAAACCAGCTGCACATCCATCTGGCGCAGGTGAATCCCACCACGCTGGCCGACCTGAGGGCGATCCCCAACCCGGAGACGCATCTGGACAACTGGACGAAGACCGACGTCGTCTTGAGGGTCAACAAGACCAAATCGAAGATCCCCCGGCACTTCCGCGTCGTCAAGTACACCGGCGGTCTGCCCGATCTGTTTCGTGTCCTGAAACGTCAGCTGCCCGCCACCGAGGACATGGCGGACCAATCGATCGGCGTGGTCGATGCCGGCCAGCCCAACACCTACTTCGTCCTCACCAGCAATCCGAAACTGGGTGGTGCCGGGACGGGACTGATGGACATGATCTACGGCTGGGGCGTCTGA
- the tuf gene encoding elongation factor Tu, which yields MAKAKFERTKPHVNIGTIGHVDHGKTTLTAAITKVLHDKYPDLNKSFAFDQIDKAPEEKARGITINISHVEYETEKRHYAHVDAPGHADYIKNMITGAAQMDGAILVVAATDGPMPQTREHVLLARQVGVPYILVALNKADMVDDDEIIELVEMEVRELLAAQEFDEEAPVVKVSALKALEGDPEWTKSVEELMAAVDESIPDPVRETEKPFLMPVEDVFTITGRGTVVTGRVERGEVNVNEEVEIVGIREKSTKTTVTGIEMFHKLLDSAQAGDNAGLLLRGLKREDVERGQVIVKPGTTTPHTEFEGQAYILSKDEGGRHTPFFNNYRPQFYFRTTDVTGVVTLPEGTEMVMPGDNTEMSVKLIQPVAMDEGLRFAIREGGRTVGAGRVTKITK from the coding sequence GTGGCGAAGGCGAAGTTCGAGCGGACCAAGCCGCACGTGAACATCGGCACCATCGGTCACGTCGACCACGGCAAGACCACGCTGACCGCGGCCATCACCAAGGTGCTGCACGACAAGTACCCGGACCTCAACAAGAGCTTCGCGTTCGATCAGATCGACAAGGCTCCCGAGGAAAAAGCTCGCGGTATCACGATCAACATCTCGCACGTCGAGTACGAGACCGAGAAGCGTCACTACGCCCACGTCGACGCCCCCGGTCACGCCGACTACATCAAGAACATGATCACCGGTGCTGCCCAGATGGACGGCGCGATCCTCGTGGTCGCCGCCACCGACGGCCCGATGCCGCAGACCCGCGAGCACGTGCTGCTGGCCCGCCAGGTCGGTGTGCCCTACATCCTGGTCGCCCTGAACAAGGCCGACATGGTCGACGACGACGAGATCATCGAGCTCGTCGAGATGGAGGTCCGCGAACTGCTGGCCGCCCAGGAGTTCGACGAGGAAGCCCCGGTCGTCAAGGTCTCGGCTCTCAAGGCCCTCGAGGGTGACCCCGAGTGGACCAAGTCGGTCGAAGAGCTCATGGCTGCCGTCGACGAGTCGATCCCGGACCCGGTCCGCGAGACCGAGAAGCCGTTCCTCATGCCCGTCGAGGACGTTTTCACCATCACCGGCCGCGGCACCGTGGTCACCGGTCGTGTGGAGCGCGGCGAGGTCAACGTGAACGAGGAAGTCGAGATCGTCGGCATCCGCGAGAAGAGCACCAAGACCACCGTCACCGGTATCGAGATGTTCCACAAGCTCCTCGATTCGGCACAGGCAGGCGACAACGCCGGTCTGCTGCTCCGCGGCCTCAAGCGTGAGGACGTCGAGCGCGGTCAGGTCATCGTGAAGCCGGGCACCACGACCCCGCACACCGAGTTCGAGGGCCAGGCGTACATCCTGTCCAAGGACGAGGGCGGCCGTCACACCCCGTTCTTCAACAACTACCGTCCGCAGTTCTACTTCCGTACCACGGACGTGACCGGCGTCGTGACCCTCCCCGAGGGCACCGAGATGGTCATGCCGGGCGACAACACCGAGATGAGCGTCAAGCTCATCCAGCCGGTCGCCATGGACGAGGGCCTGCGTTTCGCCATCCGCGAGGGTGGCCGCACCGTCGGTGCGGGTCGAGTCACCAAGATCACCAAGTGA